Proteins encoded together in one Ptiloglossa arizonensis isolate GNS036 chromosome 9, iyPtiAriz1_principal, whole genome shotgun sequence window:
- the Hipk gene encoding homeodomain interacting protein kinase isoform X9 — translation MCDMFIQTQQTSSVNGSSSSSSSSSSNNTVHHHSKKRKLEYNVSQPVIQHALVQSTGDYQLDNTGLQQRYSVNGANTAFSSLHNNNALQKSSPNQQTLVRASTIKLLDTYQRCSQKRKTWSREGNGDGLAVHSANATNAVGSTVVSQHHTQQQQQLQQQQQQQQQQQQQQQQQQQQQQQQQQQQQQQQHKQTGMTAHSKQVTNAANGGGGSNPQGDGDYQLVQHEVLYSMTNQYEVLEFLGRGTFGQVVKCWKKGTNEIVAIKILKNHPSYARQGQIEVSILSRLSQENADEFNFVRAYECFQHKSHTCLVFEMLEQNLYDFLKQNKFSPLPLKYIRPILQQVLTALLKLKQLGLIHADLKPENIMLVDPVRQPYRVKVIDFGSASHVSKAVCNTYLQSRYYRAPEIILGLPYCEAIDMWSLGCVVAELFLGWPLYPGSSEYDQIRYISQTQGLPTEHMLNNASKTTKFFYRDMDSTYPFWRLKTPEEHEAETGIKSKEARKYIFNCLDDIGQVNVPTDLEGGQLLAEKADRREFIDLLKRMLTMDQVERRITPGEALNHAFVTLAHLVDYAHCNNVKASVQMMEVCRRAGDFTASPAHHQAPPAPQPPPPTSLVANFVPTTNGSAVTFTFNNQLTNQVQRLVREHRTAQTGYDNLYQIYSNSSRRATQYSSSSSGSNSGRSGVHDFPHQLVPGLLCHPPSYQTMPSPAKHVVVAQPPQAQQGPLQIQPSIISQQAVAAAAAAAQQQYAAVPVSMVETGRQMLLTNAVQTSWPGGSRQMAAIVPSWQQLPPQHAAIQQPLLSDAGDWGRPLIVDSSAILQDQRPVFPVTEVYNTSALVEHPSQGWGKRNGKHHQHHVTVPQQSQHRHEHKKETQQLSPVKKRVKESTPPSNMRRHSPTNGHWQQQTMQQHHHSSKHNSSHNVEHHQVTSGRQQTITIHDTPSPAVSVITISDSEDETPGKCCGDRQCGACQNLATRLSGDGRPVREEVIRSTQSTPRVVQPMQQTHSSSQSHINGHIAAHSTSQRTQRKNIISCVTVGDSDGEASPGRAHTHLYQHLPQHPQHQQTTQLIKHEPQQQHHVSSSSGYSSQSQKKRLLAKVQSECNMVNVATKPEPGVEYLAPHPCHAPACKEPPTYQDDAYDMHDYFLQYVTTSSAHPHLQEQHIVYTTGTDKRVSWPGKRAEYKHEYVQPPAAHSRDHQKWAVANTVHQYRQSQVVGSAAHPGHTHSHHGHPAHLSPGGGGGGRSPAGGPVIGSAQHLGQPLYQEYAHVRPRAHAVPPPVYVTAAPSQAPTAIQQQQVPTYQGFTPGSSPLTLYDSSRALPPPAHHSSARPLLASHAAHPLPAHMQPTAVYGLAPLSPAKHQYQPSGLWFTE, via the exons ATGTGTGACATGTTCATCCAAACACAGCAGACGAGTAGCGTCAacggcagcagcagcagcagcagcagcagcagcagtaaCAACACCGTTCACCACCACAGCAAGAAACGCAAGTTGGAGTACAACGTGAGCCAGCCGGTGATCCAGCACGCATTGGTCCAATCGACCGGCGACTACCAATTAGACAATACCGGGCTGCAACAACGGTACTCCGTGAACGGTGCTAATACCGCGTTTAGCTCGCTGCACAACAATAATGCGCTGCAGAAGAGTAGCCCGAACCAACAGACTCTGGTACGAGCCTCGACGATCAAGCTCTTAGACACGTACCAACGCTGTAGCCAGAAG AGAAAAACTTGGTCGAGGGAGGGTAATGGTGACGGTCTGGCAGTCCACTCCGCCAACGCGACGAACGCAGTGGGCAGTACTGTAGTGTCGCAGCACCATActcaacagcaacagcagctgcagcaacaacagcaacaacaacagcagcagcagcagcagcaacagcagcagcaacagcagcagcagcagcaacaacagcaacagcagcagcagcaacacaaGCAGACAGGCATGACGGCGCACAGCAAGCAAGTAACCAACGCTGCCAATGGAGGCGGTGGCAGCAACCCCCAGGGCGACGGGGATTATCAGTTGGTCCAGCACGAAGTTCTGTATTCTATGACCAATCAGTACGAGGTCCTCGAGTTTCTGGGTAGAGGTACTTTTGGACAG GTCGTGAAATGCTGGAAAAAGGGAACGAACGAAATAgtagctatcaaaattttgaagAACCATCCATCGTATGCGCGCCAAGGTCAGATTGAG GTCTCCATCCTGTCTCGACTCAGTCAGGAAAACGCGGATGAGTTCAATTTTGTGCGCGCTTACGAGTGTTTCCAGCACAAATCCCACACTTGCTTGGTCTTTGAGATGCTGGAACAGAACCTGTATGATTTTCTGAAACAGAATAAATTCTCACCCCTACCGCTCAAATACATCAGACCGATTCTCCAGCAAGTGCTCACCGCTCTTTTGAAACTTAAG CAATTGGGGTTGATTCACGCGGATCTTAAACCAGAGAACATCATGTTAGTGGATCCAGTACGTCAGCCTTACCGTGTGAAAGTTATAGATTTTGGTTCAGCCTCTCATGTGTCGAAAGCAGTCTGCAACACGTATTTGCAATCGCGATACTATCGTGCGCCTGAAATTATTCTTGGACTTCCGTATTGTGAAGCGATAGATATGTGGTCACTCGGCTGTGTGGTTGCAGAATTGTTTCTAGGATGGCCCCTATACCCCGGTAGCTCGGAATACGATCAAATTCGATACATAAGTCAAACGCAAGGCCTACCAACGGAGCACATGTTAAACAATGCCAGTAAAACAACTAAATTCTTTTACAGAGATATGGACA GTACGTATCCGTTTTGGCGATTAAAGACACCGGAAGAGCACGAAGCTGAAACTGGCATTAAGTCCAAGGAggcaagaaaatatatttttaattgtctCGACGATATCGGTCAAGTTAACGTTCCGACCGATTTAGAGGGTGGTCAACTTTTGGCTGAAAAAGCAGATAGGAGGGAGTTCATTGACCTCTTGAAGAGGATGCTCACTATGGACCAGGTA GAGCGCCGAATAACACCCGGAGAGGCTCTGAACCATGCTTTTGTCACACTGGCCCATTTAGTCGATTATGCACATTGCAACAATGTCAAGGCTTCCGTCCAAATGATGGAGGTTTGCCGACGAGCGGGTGATTTCACAGCAAGCCCGGCGCATCATCAAGCTCCTCCAGCACCTCAACCGCCTCCGCCAACGTCGTTGGTAGCTAACTTTGTGCCGACGACGAACGGCAGTGCTGTTACTTTCACTTTTAACAATCAGTTGACCAATCAAGTACAACGATTGGTCAGGGAGCATCGTACCGCTCAAACAGGATACGACAATCtg TATCAAATATACAGTAACAGTAGTCGTCGCGCGACTCAGTACAGTAGCTCGTCTAGCGGATCGAATAGTGGCCGAAGTGGAGTGCACGATTTTCCGCATCAATTGGTGCCTGGTCTACTTTGTCATCCACCCAGTTATCAGACGATGCCAAGTCCTGCAAAACACGTAGTCGTTGCTCAA CCTCCGCAAGCGCAACAAGGACCATTGCAGATTCAACCATCCATCATATCGCAGCAGGCGGTTGCTGCGGCGGCTGCGGCTGCTCAACAACAATACGCGGCGGTACCTGTGTCTATGGTGGAAACTGGACGTCAAATGTTGCTAACG AACGCTGTACAAACCTCTTGGCCCGGTGGAAGCCGTCAAATGGCTGCTATTGTGCCATCGTGGCAACAATTGCCACCGCAACACGCAGCCATACAGCAGCCGTTACTGAGCGACGCTGGAGATTGGGGAAGACCTCTTATCGTGGATAGTTCTGCTATCTTGCAG GATCAGCGGCCAGTATTTCCTGTCACGGAGGTTTACAACACCAGTGCCCTCGTTGAACATCCGTCCCAAGGTTGGGGAAAACGTAATGGGAAGCATCATCAACATCACGTGACGGTACCTCAGCAGTCCCAACATAGGCACGAacacaagaaagaaacgcaacagTTGAGTCCTGTGAAAAAGAGGGTGAAAGAGAGCACACCACCGAGCAACATGAGACGGCATTCGCCTACCAACGGTCATTGGCAACAGCAGACGATGCAACAACACCATCATAGTAGCAAACACAACAGCAGCCACAACGTGGAACACCATCAGGTTACATCCGGTCGGCAACAAACCATCACGATCCACGATACACCATCGCCGGCAGTCTCTGTTATCACGATCAGTGATAGCGAAGACGAAACACCTGGCAAATG CTGTGGAGATCGCCAATGCGGAGCCTGTCAAAATTTGGCAACTCGCCTGTCTGGCGATGGACGTCCAGTCCGCGAGGAAGTCATCCGAAG TACACAATCGACGCCACGCGTAGTCCAACCGATGCAACAGACTCATTCGAGCAGTCAGTCTCATATCAACGGGCACATTGCAGCGCATAGTACCTCTCAGAGAACGCAACGGAAAAATATAATCAGCTGTGTGACAGTCGGTGACAGCGACGGTGAGGCTAGTCCAGGCCGAGCGCACACTCATCTGTACCAACATTTACCGCAACATCCTCAACATCAACAGACTACGCAGTTAATTAAACACGAACCCCAGCAACAGCATCACGTCAGCAG CAGCTCCGGATATTCTTCTCAATCGCAAAAGAAACGACTATTGGCAAAAGTACAATCCGAATGCAATATGGTAAATGTTGCGACGAAGCCGGAGCCCGGTGTCGAGTATCTTGCTCCACATCCATGTCACGCGCCAGCTTGCAAAGAACCACCGACCTATCag GATGATGCCTATGACATGCATGACTACTTCTTGCAGTATGTGACCACGAGTAGCGCGCATCCGCATCTTCAAGAGCAGCACATCGTGTACACGACCGGCACGGACAAGCGGGTATCGTGGCCTGGAAAGAGAGCCGAGTACAAGCACGAGTACGTTCAACCGCCAGCCGCACATTCGAGAGACCATCAGAAATGGGCGGTCGCCAACACTGTGCATCAGTATAG GCAGAGCCAGGTGGTGGGTTCGGCAGCCCATCCGGGTCATACCCACAGTCATCACGGGCATCCGGCCCACCTGAGTCCTgggggcggtggcggtggcagaAGTCCTGCAGGGGGGCCTGTAATAGGAAGTGCCCAACATCTGGGACAACCCCTGTACCAGGAGTACGCCCATGTGCGTCCAAGAGCCCATGCCGTGCCACCCCCGGTGTACGTTACCGCTGCGCCTTCTCAGGCTCCTACTGCTATCCAGCAGCAACAAGTGCCCACCTATCAGGGATTCACACCCGG CTCGTCTCCATTAACGTTGTATGATTCTAGTCGAGCGTTGCCACCACCAGCTCATCACAGCTCTGCCAGACCGTTGCTCGCGAGTCATGCAGCGCACCCACTGCCTGCACATATGCAGCCAACGGCCGTATACGGATTAGCCCCGCTTTCGCCGGCCAAACATCAATATCAACCTTCTGGTTTGTGGTTCACCGAGTAA
- the Hipk gene encoding homeodomain interacting protein kinase isoform X12, with protein MIVIDVRQLGITIVDGPTFTKRKTWSREGNGDGLAVHSANATNAVGSTVVSQHHTQQQQQLQQQQQQQQQQQQQQQQQQQQQQQQQQQQQQQQHKQTGMTAHSKQVTNAANGGGGSNPQGDGDYQLVQHEVLYSMTNQYEVLEFLGRGTFGQVVKCWKKGTNEIVAIKILKNHPSYARQGQIEVSILSRLSQENADEFNFVRAYECFQHKSHTCLVFEMLEQNLYDFLKQNKFSPLPLKYIRPILQQVLTALLKLKQLGLIHADLKPENIMLVDPVRQPYRVKVIDFGSASHVSKAVCNTYLQSRYYRAPEIILGLPYCEAIDMWSLGCVVAELFLGWPLYPGSSEYDQIRYISQTQGLPTEHMLNNASKTTKFFYRDMDSTYPFWRLKTPEEHEAETGIKSKEARKYIFNCLDDIGQVNVPTDLEGGQLLAEKADRREFIDLLKRMLTMDQVERRITPGEALNHAFVTLAHLVDYAHCNNVKASVQMMEVCRRAGDFTASPAHHQAPPAPQPPPPTSLVANFVPTTNGSAVTFTFNNQLTNQVQRLVREHRTAQTGYDNLYQIYSNSSRRATQYSSSSSGSNSGRSGVHDFPHQLVPGLLCHPPSYQTMPSPAKHVVVAQPPQAQQGPLQIQPSIISQQAVAAAAAAAQQQYAAVPVSMVETGRQMLLTNAVQTSWPGGSRQMAAIVPSWQQLPPQHAAIQQPLLSDAGDWGRPLIVDSSAILQDQRPVFPVTEVYNTSALVEHPSQGWGKRNGKHHQHHVTVPQQSQHRHEHKKETQQLSPVKKRVKESTPPSNMRRHSPTNGHWQQQTMQQHHHSSKHNSSHNVEHHQVTSGRQQTITIHDTPSPAVSVITISDSEDETPGKCCGDRQCGACQNLATRLSGDGRPVREEVIRSTQSTPRVVQPMQQTHSSSQSHINGHIAAHSTSQRTQRKNIISCVTVGDSDGEASPGRAHTHLYQHLPQHPQHQQTTQLIKHEPQQQHHVSSSSSGYSSQSQKKRLLAKVQSECNMVNVATKPEPGVEYLAPHPCHAPACKEPPTYQDDAYDMHDYFLQYVTTSSAHPHLQEQHIVYTTGTDKRVSWPGKRAEYKHEYVQPPAAHSRDHQKWAVANTVHQYRQSQVVGSAAHPGHTHSHHGHPAHLSPGGGGGGRSPAGGPVIGSAQHLGQPLYQEYAHVRPRAHAVPPPVYVTAAPSQAPTAIQQQQVPTYQGFTPGWVPRHLVDACISSPLTLYDSSRALPPPAHHSSARPLLASHAAHPLPAHMQPTAVYGLAPLSPAKHQYQPSGLWFTE; from the exons ATGATAGTCATTGATGTCCGGCAGCTAGGGATTACCATCGTCGATGGACCAACTTTCACAAAG AGAAAAACTTGGTCGAGGGAGGGTAATGGTGACGGTCTGGCAGTCCACTCCGCCAACGCGACGAACGCAGTGGGCAGTACTGTAGTGTCGCAGCACCATActcaacagcaacagcagctgcagcaacaacagcaacaacaacagcagcagcagcagcagcaacagcagcagcaacagcagcagcagcagcaacaacagcaacagcagcagcagcaacacaaGCAGACAGGCATGACGGCGCACAGCAAGCAAGTAACCAACGCTGCCAATGGAGGCGGTGGCAGCAACCCCCAGGGCGACGGGGATTATCAGTTGGTCCAGCACGAAGTTCTGTATTCTATGACCAATCAGTACGAGGTCCTCGAGTTTCTGGGTAGAGGTACTTTTGGACAG GTCGTGAAATGCTGGAAAAAGGGAACGAACGAAATAgtagctatcaaaattttgaagAACCATCCATCGTATGCGCGCCAAGGTCAGATTGAG GTCTCCATCCTGTCTCGACTCAGTCAGGAAAACGCGGATGAGTTCAATTTTGTGCGCGCTTACGAGTGTTTCCAGCACAAATCCCACACTTGCTTGGTCTTTGAGATGCTGGAACAGAACCTGTATGATTTTCTGAAACAGAATAAATTCTCACCCCTACCGCTCAAATACATCAGACCGATTCTCCAGCAAGTGCTCACCGCTCTTTTGAAACTTAAG CAATTGGGGTTGATTCACGCGGATCTTAAACCAGAGAACATCATGTTAGTGGATCCAGTACGTCAGCCTTACCGTGTGAAAGTTATAGATTTTGGTTCAGCCTCTCATGTGTCGAAAGCAGTCTGCAACACGTATTTGCAATCGCGATACTATCGTGCGCCTGAAATTATTCTTGGACTTCCGTATTGTGAAGCGATAGATATGTGGTCACTCGGCTGTGTGGTTGCAGAATTGTTTCTAGGATGGCCCCTATACCCCGGTAGCTCGGAATACGATCAAATTCGATACATAAGTCAAACGCAAGGCCTACCAACGGAGCACATGTTAAACAATGCCAGTAAAACAACTAAATTCTTTTACAGAGATATGGACA GTACGTATCCGTTTTGGCGATTAAAGACACCGGAAGAGCACGAAGCTGAAACTGGCATTAAGTCCAAGGAggcaagaaaatatatttttaattgtctCGACGATATCGGTCAAGTTAACGTTCCGACCGATTTAGAGGGTGGTCAACTTTTGGCTGAAAAAGCAGATAGGAGGGAGTTCATTGACCTCTTGAAGAGGATGCTCACTATGGACCAGGTA GAGCGCCGAATAACACCCGGAGAGGCTCTGAACCATGCTTTTGTCACACTGGCCCATTTAGTCGATTATGCACATTGCAACAATGTCAAGGCTTCCGTCCAAATGATGGAGGTTTGCCGACGAGCGGGTGATTTCACAGCAAGCCCGGCGCATCATCAAGCTCCTCCAGCACCTCAACCGCCTCCGCCAACGTCGTTGGTAGCTAACTTTGTGCCGACGACGAACGGCAGTGCTGTTACTTTCACTTTTAACAATCAGTTGACCAATCAAGTACAACGATTGGTCAGGGAGCATCGTACCGCTCAAACAGGATACGACAATCtg TATCAAATATACAGTAACAGTAGTCGTCGCGCGACTCAGTACAGTAGCTCGTCTAGCGGATCGAATAGTGGCCGAAGTGGAGTGCACGATTTTCCGCATCAATTGGTGCCTGGTCTACTTTGTCATCCACCCAGTTATCAGACGATGCCAAGTCCTGCAAAACACGTAGTCGTTGCTCAA CCTCCGCAAGCGCAACAAGGACCATTGCAGATTCAACCATCCATCATATCGCAGCAGGCGGTTGCTGCGGCGGCTGCGGCTGCTCAACAACAATACGCGGCGGTACCTGTGTCTATGGTGGAAACTGGACGTCAAATGTTGCTAACG AACGCTGTACAAACCTCTTGGCCCGGTGGAAGCCGTCAAATGGCTGCTATTGTGCCATCGTGGCAACAATTGCCACCGCAACACGCAGCCATACAGCAGCCGTTACTGAGCGACGCTGGAGATTGGGGAAGACCTCTTATCGTGGATAGTTCTGCTATCTTGCAG GATCAGCGGCCAGTATTTCCTGTCACGGAGGTTTACAACACCAGTGCCCTCGTTGAACATCCGTCCCAAGGTTGGGGAAAACGTAATGGGAAGCATCATCAACATCACGTGACGGTACCTCAGCAGTCCCAACATAGGCACGAacacaagaaagaaacgcaacagTTGAGTCCTGTGAAAAAGAGGGTGAAAGAGAGCACACCACCGAGCAACATGAGACGGCATTCGCCTACCAACGGTCATTGGCAACAGCAGACGATGCAACAACACCATCATAGTAGCAAACACAACAGCAGCCACAACGTGGAACACCATCAGGTTACATCCGGTCGGCAACAAACCATCACGATCCACGATACACCATCGCCGGCAGTCTCTGTTATCACGATCAGTGATAGCGAAGACGAAACACCTGGCAAATG CTGTGGAGATCGCCAATGCGGAGCCTGTCAAAATTTGGCAACTCGCCTGTCTGGCGATGGACGTCCAGTCCGCGAGGAAGTCATCCGAAG TACACAATCGACGCCACGCGTAGTCCAACCGATGCAACAGACTCATTCGAGCAGTCAGTCTCATATCAACGGGCACATTGCAGCGCATAGTACCTCTCAGAGAACGCAACGGAAAAATATAATCAGCTGTGTGACAGTCGGTGACAGCGACGGTGAGGCTAGTCCAGGCCGAGCGCACACTCATCTGTACCAACATTTACCGCAACATCCTCAACATCAACAGACTACGCAGTTAATTAAACACGAACCCCAGCAACAGCATCACGTCAGCAG CAGCAGCTCCGGATATTCTTCTCAATCGCAAAAGAAACGACTATTGGCAAAAGTACAATCCGAATGCAATATGGTAAATGTTGCGACGAAGCCGGAGCCCGGTGTCGAGTATCTTGCTCCACATCCATGTCACGCGCCAGCTTGCAAAGAACCACCGACCTATCag GATGATGCCTATGACATGCATGACTACTTCTTGCAGTATGTGACCACGAGTAGCGCGCATCCGCATCTTCAAGAGCAGCACATCGTGTACACGACCGGCACGGACAAGCGGGTATCGTGGCCTGGAAAGAGAGCCGAGTACAAGCACGAGTACGTTCAACCGCCAGCCGCACATTCGAGAGACCATCAGAAATGGGCGGTCGCCAACACTGTGCATCAGTATAG GCAGAGCCAGGTGGTGGGTTCGGCAGCCCATCCGGGTCATACCCACAGTCATCACGGGCATCCGGCCCACCTGAGTCCTgggggcggtggcggtggcagaAGTCCTGCAGGGGGGCCTGTAATAGGAAGTGCCCAACATCTGGGACAACCCCTGTACCAGGAGTACGCCCATGTGCGTCCAAGAGCCCATGCCGTGCCACCCCCGGTGTACGTTACCGCTGCGCCTTCTCAGGCTCCTACTGCTATCCAGCAGCAACAAGTGCCCACCTATCAGGGATTCACACCCGGGTGGGTACCTAGACACCTAGTTGATGCATGCAT CTCGTCTCCATTAACGTTGTATGATTCTAGTCGAGCGTTGCCACCACCAGCTCATCACAGCTCTGCCAGACCGTTGCTCGCGAGTCATGCAGCGCACCCACTGCCTGCACATATGCAGCCAACGGCCGTATACGGATTAGCCCCGCTTTCGCCGGCCAAACATCAATATCAACCTTCTGGTTTGTGGTTCACCGAGTAA